A window from Flavobacterium sp. 83 encodes these proteins:
- a CDS encoding glycoside hydrolase family 27 protein: MKKTTISFLLLLFTFIGFSQGNKVTQTGGKFDGLAMTPPMGWNSWNTFETNIDEKLIKETADIMVTSGMEAAGYNYIVLDDGWMAKERDKNGNLVADPVKFPSGIKALIDYVHSKGLKFGLYNCAGTSTCAGYPGTRGYEYQDARFYASLEIDFLKYDWCNTAGINASEAYATMSNALKTAGKPIVFSLCEWGDNKPWDWGKPIGNLWRISGDIYPCFDCEFHHEEGNWSSWGFMKIIEMRKDIRKFSGPDHWNDFDMLEVGDGMTNTEDKAHFTMWSMMASPLIAGNDFRKMSKETLAILTNKELIAVNQDKLGIQGFKYSAADGMEVWVKPLSDGNWAITFVNRSDVTKKVNFDWKKQLIKDTDFNLEANFNTTSYKIKNLWKNKEVGNTKKAFIANLASHDVITLKLIKI; the protein is encoded by the coding sequence ATGAAAAAAACAACAATAAGTTTTCTATTATTACTTTTCACTTTTATAGGCTTTAGCCAAGGAAATAAAGTTACTCAAACAGGTGGAAAATTCGATGGTCTTGCCATGACTCCGCCTATGGGATGGAATTCCTGGAATACTTTCGAAACCAATATTGATGAAAAACTAATCAAGGAAACGGCAGATATTATGGTGACTTCGGGAATGGAAGCAGCTGGTTACAATTACATAGTTCTTGATGATGGCTGGATGGCCAAAGAACGAGATAAAAACGGTAATCTTGTTGCTGATCCGGTAAAATTTCCAAGTGGTATAAAAGCATTGATTGATTATGTTCACTCGAAAGGATTGAAATTTGGATTGTACAACTGTGCAGGCACCAGCACGTGTGCCGGATATCCTGGAACTCGCGGATATGAATACCAGGATGCTAGATTTTATGCGAGTTTAGAGATTGATTTTCTAAAATACGATTGGTGTAATACAGCAGGAATAAATGCTTCGGAAGCTTACGCTACTATGAGTAACGCGCTTAAAACTGCGGGTAAACCTATTGTTTTTAGCCTTTGCGAATGGGGAGATAACAAGCCATGGGATTGGGGAAAGCCAATTGGGAATCTCTGGCGAATTTCAGGAGATATTTATCCTTGTTTTGATTGTGAGTTCCACCACGAAGAAGGAAATTGGTCGTCATGGGGATTTATGAAAATTATCGAAATGCGCAAGGACATTCGTAAGTTTTCCGGTCCAGATCATTGGAATGATTTTGACATGCTCGAAGTGGGTGATGGAATGACAAATACGGAAGACAAAGCTCATTTTACAATGTGGTCGATGATGGCTTCACCGCTTATTGCAGGAAATGATTTCAGAAAAATGTCAAAAGAAACATTGGCTATTTTAACTAACAAGGAATTGATTGCAGTGAACCAAGATAAATTAGGGATTCAAGGATTTAAATATTCAGCAGCAGATGGAATGGAAGTTTGGGTAAAACCGCTATCCGATGGTAATTGGGCAATCACTTTTGTAAACAGAAGCGATGTTACTAAAAAAGTAAATTTCGATTGGAAAAAACAACTCATAAAAGATACCGATTTTAATTTAGAAGCAAATTTTAATACCACTTCCTATAAAATTAAAAACCTTTGGAAAAACAAAGAAGTGGGAAATACTAAAAAAGCTTTTATTGCTAATTTAGCATCACACGATGTAATTACTTTGAAATTAATTAAAATATAA
- the galA gene encoding beta-galactosidase GalA produces the protein MKKRKKIIGLFFLLHFVMFSQSKAIVRGREHISIDRNWKFAFGHPSDAKKDFNTGTAYFSYLAKAGFGDGAANANFDDRSWRNLNVPHDWAVEQDFSSKASFSHGFKAIGRNFPNKTIGWYRKKITIPESDLGRRIYIAFDGVFRNSIVWINGHYLGNQDSGYLGFEYDITDYINYGGENSIAVRVDATMEEGWFYEGAGIYRHVWLNKTNNLHVPVNGTFVQTKTKDNATTINASVSVTNENKMSKSFKILQTVFDASGKKISENTINSCSLKPRETKDFTSDMKVQDATLWSIENPYLYKMVTSIYEEDKLVDNYETTFGIRTIRFDANEGFFLNGKHLKIKGTNNHQDHAGVGTAIPDALQEFRIKTLKSFGSNAYRCSHNPPTPELLDICDRLGMLVIDENRLMGSTQTQLGDVKKLIERDRNHPSIISWSVGNEEWGIENNSVGARIASTMQSYVKSIDSTRYVTAAFSGGIGSDGITTVMDLLGINYIVNKSTDEQHKLFPNQFIWGTEEGSTNATRGEYYRDNKKNIMPAYDKAPSSSFISIEQGWKHYNSRSYLAGMFIWTGFDYRGEPTPFQYPSVGSYFGMVDQCGFYKDTAWYLKAWWQDEPVLHLLPHWNWSGKENQDIEVWAYSNCDEVELFLNKKSLGKKTVEKDGHLGWNVKYNPGTLEAVGYKNGKKNLIDVVKTTGVAASLKLESDKIVLDANKNDVAVIKVSTQDKKGLQVPIADDEVTFSITGPAEIIGVGNGNPTSLEADKFLETITVLNIENLKEKEVESISSLEQTKDNIAIVSWENAFREEKDSVFGKKVKAILYRTDFELSSNYKESIITFFYNSLGKQQSIFINGKQIANTIPENKNGDTFVLDKTMLRSGKNTIAILTEPLLKVKPWDVINQNAGSIQILTSAEQYKRKLFNGLAQVIIQTIGKAGEVKLTATSKGLKQAVISIKTIK, from the coding sequence ATGAAAAAACGAAAAAAAATTATAGGGCTGTTTTTTTTACTTCATTTTGTAATGTTCTCGCAATCTAAAGCAATAGTACGAGGAAGGGAACATATCTCAATTGATCGTAATTGGAAATTTGCATTTGGTCATCCATCAGATGCAAAAAAAGATTTTAATACCGGAACGGCTTATTTTTCCTATTTAGCAAAAGCAGGTTTTGGGGATGGAGCCGCTAATGCTAATTTTGATGATCGATCTTGGCGAAATTTAAATGTGCCACATGATTGGGCTGTGGAACAGGATTTTAGTAGTAAAGCCAGTTTTAGTCATGGGTTTAAAGCGATTGGAAGAAACTTTCCAAACAAAACTATTGGCTGGTATCGCAAGAAAATAACCATTCCTGAGAGTGATTTAGGACGAAGAATTTATATTGCTTTTGATGGGGTTTTTCGAAATTCAATTGTTTGGATAAATGGACATTATTTAGGAAACCAAGATAGTGGCTATTTAGGTTTTGAGTACGACATTACCGATTATATTAATTATGGAGGAGAAAATTCAATTGCAGTTCGCGTGGATGCAACCATGGAAGAAGGTTGGTTTTATGAGGGTGCAGGAATTTATCGTCATGTTTGGTTGAATAAAACAAATAATCTGCACGTTCCTGTCAATGGTACTTTTGTGCAAACAAAAACCAAAGATAATGCTACAACAATAAACGCATCAGTTTCGGTTACAAATGAAAATAAAATGTCAAAATCCTTCAAAATCCTTCAAACTGTTTTTGATGCATCAGGAAAGAAAATATCAGAAAATACGATAAACTCATGCAGTTTAAAACCTAGAGAAACAAAAGACTTTACTTCAGATATGAAGGTTCAAGATGCTACACTTTGGTCAATTGAAAATCCGTATTTATATAAAATGGTTACTTCAATTTATGAGGAAGATAAATTAGTAGATAACTACGAAACCACTTTTGGAATAAGAACAATTCGGTTTGATGCCAATGAAGGTTTTTTTCTTAATGGAAAACATCTTAAAATAAAAGGAACCAATAATCATCAAGATCATGCAGGAGTAGGGACAGCAATACCGGATGCTTTGCAAGAGTTTAGAATTAAAACCTTAAAGTCATTTGGCAGTAATGCTTACAGATGTTCTCATAATCCGCCAACACCTGAATTATTAGATATCTGTGACCGCTTAGGGATGCTTGTTATTGACGAAAATCGTCTCATGGGAAGTACTCAAACTCAATTAGGAGATGTGAAAAAGTTGATTGAACGAGATAGAAATCATCCTTCAATTATTAGTTGGAGTGTGGGAAATGAAGAGTGGGGAATTGAAAACAATAGTGTTGGAGCCAGAATTGCAAGTACGATGCAGTCTTATGTTAAATCAATTGATTCGACCAGATATGTAACTGCAGCATTTAGTGGAGGAATAGGTAGTGATGGAATTACGACTGTTATGGATTTGTTAGGAATCAATTATATCGTGAATAAAAGTACTGACGAACAACACAAATTATTTCCCAATCAATTTATTTGGGGAACCGAAGAAGGAAGTACTAATGCAACTCGTGGCGAGTATTATAGGGACAATAAAAAAAACATTATGCCAGCTTATGATAAAGCGCCAAGCAGTAGTTTTATTAGTATAGAACAAGGCTGGAAACACTATAATTCACGTTCTTACTTAGCGGGAATGTTTATCTGGACCGGTTTTGATTATCGTGGAGAACCAACTCCTTTTCAGTATCCTTCTGTAGGGTCCTATTTTGGTATGGTAGACCAATGTGGTTTTTATAAAGACACTGCCTGGTATTTAAAAGCATGGTGGCAAGACGAACCAGTTTTACATCTTTTACCGCATTGGAATTGGTCTGGAAAAGAAAATCAAGACATAGAAGTTTGGGCGTACAGTAATTGTGACGAAGTAGAACTTTTTTTAAACAAAAAAAGTTTAGGTAAAAAAACAGTTGAAAAAGACGGCCATTTAGGGTGGAATGTAAAATATAATCCAGGAACTCTGGAAGCTGTTGGGTATAAAAACGGTAAAAAAAATCTAATCGATGTTGTAAAAACAACAGGAGTTGCCGCCAGTTTAAAACTAGAATCGGATAAAATTGTTCTTGACGCCAATAAAAATGATGTGGCTGTAATCAAGGTAAGTACACAGGACAAGAAAGGATTGCAAGTTCCTATTGCAGATGATGAAGTAACTTTTTCTATCACTGGACCTGCAGAAATAATTGGTGTTGGAAACGGAAATCCTACGTCATTAGAAGCAGATAAATTTTTAGAAACGATTACAGTTTTGAATATTGAAAATCTTAAAGAGAAAGAAGTTGAAAGTATTAGTTCATTAGAACAAACAAAAGATAACATCGCGATTGTTTCATGGGAAAATGCTTTTAGAGAGGAGAAGGATAGTGTTTTTGGAAAAAAAGTAAAAGCAATCTTGTATAGAACTGATTTTGAATTGTCCTCAAATTATAAGGAATCAATAATTACATTCTTTTATAATAGTTTGGGAAAACAGCAATCTATTTTTATTAATGGTAAACAAATAGCAAATACAATTCCTGAAAATAAAAATGGAGACACATTTGTCTTGGACAAAACAATGCTGCGTTCAGGTAAAAATACCATTGCAATTCTTACCGAGCCATTATTAAAAGTAAAACCATGGGATGTGATAAATCAAAATGCTGGTTCTATTCAAATTCTTACTTCGGCAGAACAATATAAGCGCAAATTATTTAATGGTTTGGCTCAAGTAATTATTCAAACTATAGGAAAAGCAGGAGAAGTTAAACTTACTGCTACTTCAAAAGGATTAAAACAAGCAGTCATTTCTATTAAAACAATTAAATAA
- a CDS encoding RagB/SusD family nutrient uptake outer membrane protein: MNKKSYKINLLKITAGFAILIAIGCSNEFLQDKNTKGITDEVVFGSDLTATAAISGIYDVLQSDSDGREYDTKSLFVPANYTTQDYEDSGADTEFKTYNIGTDSGRFNNLWIINYKGIGRANIALQKLPKSIESGSISKDLGNRLIAESKFLRGLLYTMLAQNFGGVPVVVNPSGGDVAVDDYAPRNTQDETFAQVAADMEAAIPNLPWSYGPEDKGRATKATAYHYLGNAYMWMKQYDKAAKAFEALDGHAQLEADFLNVHAAANRNGKESLFEIQFYDKASDMGWGRNDNVTALQSFCMPNEISGWGGYINATKVLYNSFESGDKRKFATVIGPGDVHPDPLCQIKDFPNNNIYTDAPANTIKMNTAGTVEKPWTAVSNAGYFCVKTWRDPALTGNGNGKIFGGQNLILARYGESLISLAECYLNLGKTAEAITTINKIRTRAGLASLTAITTTNILDEYRHEMAGEFTLWYLYRRSGKATEYIKLRHNITIPAGRELMPLPKSQIDANPNLVQNTSY; the protein is encoded by the coding sequence ATGAATAAAAAATCATATAAAATAAATCTTTTAAAAATTACTGCAGGATTTGCAATATTGATAGCAATTGGCTGTTCTAACGAATTTTTACAAGATAAAAATACTAAAGGGATTACTGACGAAGTTGTTTTTGGGAGTGATCTTACTGCAACTGCAGCAATAAGTGGAATTTATGATGTCTTGCAATCAGATTCTGACGGTAGAGAATACGATACAAAATCACTATTTGTACCTGCAAATTATACAACCCAAGATTATGAAGATTCTGGTGCGGATACTGAATTTAAAACCTACAATATAGGTACTGATTCCGGACGATTTAATAACCTATGGATTATAAATTATAAAGGTATTGGAAGAGCTAACATTGCTTTGCAAAAATTACCAAAATCTATTGAAAGCGGTTCAATTAGTAAAGATTTAGGAAATAGACTTATTGCGGAAAGTAAATTTCTTCGTGGTTTGTTGTATACTATGTTAGCACAAAATTTTGGAGGAGTACCAGTTGTGGTAAATCCGTCTGGGGGTGATGTTGCAGTAGATGATTATGCTCCTAGAAATACACAGGATGAGACATTTGCTCAAGTAGCTGCCGATATGGAAGCTGCAATTCCTAACTTACCTTGGAGCTATGGTCCGGAAGATAAAGGTAGAGCAACTAAAGCTACAGCATACCATTATTTAGGGAATGCTTATATGTGGATGAAACAATATGATAAAGCTGCAAAAGCATTTGAAGCTCTTGATGGTCATGCACAATTAGAGGCAGATTTTTTAAACGTTCATGCTGCTGCAAATAGAAATGGGAAAGAATCCTTATTTGAAATTCAGTTTTATGATAAAGCATCGGATATGGGTTGGGGACGTAATGACAACGTTACTGCTTTGCAATCGTTCTGTATGCCAAATGAAATTAGTGGTTGGGGAGGTTATATTAATGCTACCAAAGTACTTTATAATTCTTTTGAATCTGGTGATAAAAGAAAATTTGCAACTGTAATTGGTCCTGGAGATGTACATCCGGATCCATTATGCCAAATAAAAGATTTTCCAAATAACAATATTTATACTGATGCTCCTGCAAATACAATAAAAATGAACACAGCCGGTACAGTTGAAAAACCTTGGACTGCTGTAAGTAATGCAGGTTATTTTTGTGTGAAAACATGGAGAGATCCAGCGTTAACAGGAAATGGAAATGGAAAAATATTTGGTGGTCAAAATCTTATTCTGGCTCGTTACGGAGAATCATTGATAAGTTTAGCAGAATGTTATTTGAATTTAGGTAAAACTGCTGAAGCAATTACAACTATTAACAAGATTAGAACTAGAGCTGGTTTAGCTTCTCTTACTGCTATTACAACGACAAACATATTAGATGAATACCGTCATGAAATGGCTGGAGAATTTACCCTTTGGTATTTGTATAGAAGATCTGGAAAAGCTACTGAATATATCAAATTGAGACATAACATTACAATACCGGCTGGTAGAGAATTAATGCCATTGCCAAAATCACAAATTGATGCAAATCCAAATTTAGTGCAAAATACTAGTTACTAA
- a CDS encoding TonB-dependent receptor, with amino-acid sequence MKNYLFRNLLLFGAFMICGFIQAQSVSGTVSDVSGNLPGVNVLVKGTTNGTSTDLDGKFKLNNVTNNDILIFSYLGYVSQEIKVAGKSIINLKLQSSSANLDEVVVVAYGSSRKKDLTGAVSSVSAEKLNAIPVSSIDQALQGKVSGVQVTNNSGAPGSSMQVNIRGVGTFGKTTPLYIVDGFPTTDISYLNANDVQSLTVLKDASASALYGMRASNGVVIIETKSGKKGAITVDVNSWMSSNTVPKKIQLLNVNEFAAFAKEIKGTALKDSYLPEWDNPSALTNVDWQDATFRTAIRSGHNISIRGGNEMSKLAFTTGVLNEEGTVIGSSSKRYNVGMKGDFTISDKFRAKSSLKYGYQETYQPLGPGYFGLSQMYTNVPYLSNTTGTNLPVSNGLYGAFPDADATSTSTNYIAQALEQSNNNGRNTFQGSLGLEYDILKGLVAKTNLGFTTRNYAGSSFLPKYKRSVINNDQRDKAIYNVSQNTSKEWLAEAFLEYTKTFNKHKFSVLTGYTAQKEAASIVSARGLGFLTNNIRDLSQAQTVDSNQGYSSTQTLVGALARLNYNYDSKYYITGTWRNDGIGNRFVIENSRANFFSAAGGWNIDEEAFMDGSVFNVLKLRASWGQTGNALGVSPFQYLANYSNGTSGTDDSGYILGDSPYLSSGLTPDNTQNKSLTWEKQVQTNVGFEGELFNNSLYFTVDYFVKKSSDFLFNKVTPAQSGFSTGAVNAGQISNKGLELLVGYRKTKGEFTWDASVNLTTIKNNIDKLADENTKFVLLEENFIPTWATNWKDVTRSYVGGNVGTFYGYKADGIFQTQGEIDALNANAPGGAYQNPKTSPGDRKFKDLNGDGRITDADRTVIGSPIPKVFGNFNFNAKYKSFDLGIDIYGTFGNDILNYSRVEQETAGGFNLGQTYTNVSKDYYNNRWTVANPSNEYARAIVDDVDTKNNRVSDHFVEDGSYVRLRNVKFGYTFPSSMIKTIGMTNLNVFVSAQNLLTITKYSGIDPEVGQLGSNIDGKTLDTVQATGIDIGAYPVSKSLTVGVNLQF; translated from the coding sequence ATGAAAAACTATTTATTTAGAAATTTACTCCTATTTGGAGCTTTTATGATTTGCGGTTTCATTCAGGCCCAAAGTGTTTCAGGTACAGTATCGGATGTTAGCGGTAATTTACCAGGGGTAAACGTTTTGGTGAAAGGAACAACTAATGGAACTTCAACAGATTTGGATGGGAAATTCAAGTTGAATAACGTTACAAATAATGATATTTTAATCTTTTCGTATCTTGGTTATGTTTCCCAAGAAATAAAAGTTGCAGGAAAATCAATCATTAATTTAAAACTTCAATCAAGTTCAGCAAATTTAGATGAAGTTGTTGTCGTAGCTTATGGTTCAAGTAGAAAGAAAGACTTGACTGGAGCCGTTTCATCAGTAAGTGCAGAGAAATTAAATGCAATCCCAGTTTCTTCGATAGATCAAGCTTTGCAAGGAAAAGTGTCTGGAGTTCAGGTAACTAATAATTCAGGAGCTCCTGGTTCTTCGATGCAGGTTAATATCCGTGGTGTGGGTACTTTTGGTAAAACTACACCTTTGTATATTGTTGATGGTTTTCCAACTACTGATATTTCGTATCTAAATGCTAATGATGTACAATCATTAACTGTTTTGAAAGATGCCTCTGCTTCTGCATTGTATGGTATGAGAGCCAGTAATGGTGTTGTGATTATTGAAACTAAAAGTGGTAAAAAAGGCGCTATTACGGTTGATGTTAATTCATGGATGAGTTCAAATACAGTTCCTAAAAAAATCCAATTATTAAATGTTAACGAATTTGCAGCATTTGCTAAAGAAATTAAAGGTACAGCCTTAAAAGATTCTTATTTACCGGAATGGGATAATCCAAGTGCATTAACTAATGTAGATTGGCAAGATGCTACATTTAGAACTGCTATACGTTCTGGACATAACATCAGCATCAGAGGCGGAAATGAAATGTCAAAATTAGCTTTTACAACTGGAGTATTAAATGAAGAGGGTACGGTAATTGGTTCTTCTTCAAAAAGATATAATGTTGGGATGAAAGGAGATTTCACGATTTCTGACAAATTCAGAGCTAAATCCAGTTTGAAATACGGATATCAAGAAACATACCAACCGCTAGGTCCTGGTTATTTTGGATTATCTCAAATGTATACAAACGTTCCTTATTTATCAAACACTACTGGAACTAATTTACCTGTTAGTAATGGTTTATATGGAGCATTTCCAGATGCTGATGCAACTTCAACCAGTACAAATTATATTGCACAGGCGTTAGAGCAATCAAATAACAATGGTAGAAACACATTTCAAGGAAGTTTAGGATTAGAATATGATATATTGAAAGGTCTTGTTGCTAAAACGAATCTTGGTTTTACAACTAGAAATTATGCAGGATCTTCATTTCTTCCAAAATATAAAAGATCTGTTATAAATAATGACCAACGTGACAAAGCGATATATAATGTAAGTCAAAATACTTCAAAGGAATGGTTAGCGGAAGCATTTTTAGAATATACTAAAACATTCAACAAGCACAAATTTTCTGTATTGACAGGTTATACTGCGCAAAAAGAGGCTGCTTCTATAGTGTCAGCTAGAGGACTTGGTTTCTTGACCAATAACATTAGAGATTTGTCACAAGCACAAACAGTAGATAGCAATCAAGGGTATTCTTCAACGCAAACTTTAGTGGGAGCATTGGCAAGATTAAACTATAATTATGATAGTAAGTACTACATCACAGGTACTTGGAGAAACGATGGTATTGGAAATCGTTTTGTTATAGAAAATTCAAGAGCTAATTTCTTTTCTGCTGCTGGAGGCTGGAATATAGATGAAGAAGCATTTATGGATGGAAGTGTTTTCAATGTATTAAAATTACGCGCTTCTTGGGGGCAAACTGGTAATGCATTGGGTGTTTCTCCTTTTCAATATCTTGCTAATTACAGCAATGGAACAAGTGGAACAGATGATTCAGGATATATTTTGGGTGATTCACCGTACTTGTCTTCAGGTTTGACTCCTGATAATACACAGAATAAAAGTTTAACATGGGAAAAACAAGTTCAAACGAACGTAGGTTTTGAAGGAGAATTGTTTAATAATAGCCTTTATTTTACTGTTGATTACTTCGTTAAAAAATCGTCTGATTTCTTGTTTAACAAAGTTACTCCAGCTCAAAGCGGATTTTCTACAGGAGCTGTAAATGCAGGTCAAATTTCAAATAAAGGTTTGGAGCTTTTAGTTGGATATAGAAAAACTAAAGGAGAGTTTACTTGGGATGCTTCTGTGAATCTTACGACAATCAAAAATAATATCGATAAACTAGCGGATGAGAATACCAAGTTTGTTTTATTGGAAGAAAACTTTATACCAACTTGGGCAACTAACTGGAAAGATGTTACAAGATCTTATGTTGGGGGTAATGTAGGTACTTTCTATGGTTACAAAGCGGATGGAATTTTCCAAACACAAGGCGAAATTGATGCTCTTAATGCAAATGCTCCAGGTGGTGCATATCAAAATCCAAAAACATCTCCTGGAGATAGAAAATTTAAAGATTTGAATGGAGACGGTAGAATCACTGATGCAGATAGAACTGTTATTGGTAGTCCAATACCAAAAGTTTTTGGGAACTTTAACTTTAATGCTAAATATAAATCTTTTGATTTAGGGATAGATATTTATGGAACTTTTGGAAATGATATCTTGAATTATTCAAGAGTTGAACAAGAGACTGCAGGTGGTTTTAATTTAGGTCAAACCTACACAAACGTTAGTAAAGATTACTATAACAACCGTTGGACTGTTGCAAATCCTTCTAATGAATATGCAAGAGCAATTGTTGATGATGTAGATACTAAAAACAATAGAGTGTCTGACCACTTTGTTGAAGATGGTTCTTATGTAAGATTAAGAAATGTGAAATTTGGTTACACATTCCCTTCTTCAATGATTAAAACGATTGGGATGACGAATTTAAATGTTTTTGTAAGTGCTCAAAACTTACTTACCATTACAAAATATAGTGGTATTGACCCAGAAGTAGGACAACTTGGATCTAATATAGATGGAAAAACACTTGATACTGTTCAAGCAACAGGAATTGATATAGGAGCTTATCCAGTTTCTAAATCTCTAACCGTTGGAGTTAATTTACAATTTTAA